From Streptomyces cyaneogriseus subsp. noncyanogenus, the proteins below share one genomic window:
- a CDS encoding O-methyltransferase — MSESQLWDDVDDYFITHLARDDDALQAALRDSDAAQLPRIHVSAPQGKLLQLLAEIQGARHILEIGTLGGYSTIWLARALPGDGRLVSLEYSAKHAEVAVRNVARAGLDRQVEVRVGPALESLPKLADENPPPFDLVFIDADKANNPHYLEWALKLTRAGSLIVVDNVVRGGRVADSAETADDVRGTRAAIEMIGSHPRLSGTAIQTVGRKGYDGFALARVLA, encoded by the coding sequence ATGAGCGAGTCGCAGCTCTGGGACGACGTCGACGACTACTTCATCACCCACCTCGCCCGCGACGACGACGCCCTCCAGGCCGCGCTCCGCGACAGCGACGCGGCCCAGCTCCCGCGGATCCACGTCTCCGCGCCCCAGGGCAAACTGCTCCAGCTCCTCGCCGAGATCCAGGGCGCCCGGCACATCCTGGAGATCGGCACGCTCGGCGGCTACAGCACCATCTGGCTGGCCCGCGCCCTCCCCGGGGACGGGCGCCTGGTCTCCCTGGAGTACAGCGCCAAGCACGCCGAGGTCGCCGTCCGCAACGTCGCCCGCGCCGGTCTGGACCGGCAGGTCGAGGTGCGGGTCGGCCCGGCGCTGGAGTCGCTGCCGAAGCTCGCGGACGAGAACCCGCCCCCCTTCGACCTGGTCTTCATCGACGCCGACAAGGCGAACAACCCGCACTACCTGGAGTGGGCCCTGAAGCTCACCCGCGCCGGCAGCCTGATCGTCGTCGACAACGTGGTCCGCGGCGGCCGCGTCGCCGACTCGGCCGAGACCGCCGACGACGTCCGCGGCACCCGCGCCGCCATCGAGATGATCGGCAGCCACCCGCGGCTCAGCGGCACCGCGATCCAGACCGTCGGCAGGAAGGGCTACGACGGGTTCGCCCTGGCGCGGGTACTGGCCTGA
- a CDS encoding SCO2322 family protein codes for MIRRAALLGLAALLLIAGAGQAQAAGYRYWSFWERDGGHWSYATQGPSTARPDDGDVQGFRFAVSEDSGDAARPRGTAGFASICGATPAREGSKRVALVLDFGTAGDAPSGETPPGPRTACARVAPDATTADALAAVAGPLRYDSNALLCAIAGYPRTGCGEQVADGGKKTPAATGAPAEGTAEDEGGPSAGLLAGLGLVVLLGGAAVWQARRRGNA; via the coding sequence GTGATCCGCCGCGCCGCCCTCCTGGGCCTGGCCGCGCTCCTGCTGATCGCGGGCGCCGGCCAGGCCCAGGCCGCCGGCTACCGCTACTGGTCCTTCTGGGAGCGCGACGGCGGCCACTGGAGCTACGCCACCCAGGGCCCCTCCACGGCCCGCCCCGACGACGGCGACGTCCAGGGCTTCCGCTTCGCGGTGAGCGAGGACTCCGGGGACGCGGCCCGGCCGCGCGGCACCGCGGGCTTCGCGTCGATCTGCGGCGCGACGCCCGCCCGCGAGGGCAGCAAGCGGGTGGCGCTCGTCCTCGACTTCGGCACCGCGGGCGACGCCCCCTCGGGCGAGACCCCGCCCGGCCCGCGCACCGCCTGCGCCCGCGTCGCGCCGGACGCGACGACGGCGGACGCCCTGGCGGCCGTCGCCGGGCCGCTGCGCTACGACTCGAACGCCCTGCTGTGCGCCATCGCCGGCTATCCGCGGACGGGGTGCGGCGAGCAGGTGGCGGACGGCGGGAAGAAGACACCCGCCGCCACCGGGGCCCCCGCCGAGGGGACGGCCGAGGACGAGGGCGGGCCGTCGGCCGGACTCCTCGCCGGTCTCGGGCTGGTGGTGCTGCTGGGCGGGGCGGCGGTGTGGCAGGCGCGGCGGCGCGGGAATGCGTGA
- the proP gene encoding glycine betaine/L-proline transporter ProP — MSAVTVAASRSTTSSSSDSSSSPATATPPATVTDSALVRRAVKAAALGNAMEWFDFGVYSYIAVTLGKVFFPSGNPTAQLLSTFGAFAAAFLVRPLGGMIFGPLGDRVGRQKVLALTMIMMAAGTFAIGLIPSYASIGVWAPVLLLAARLVQGFSTGGEYAGASTFIAEYAPDKRRGFLGSWLEFGTLAGYIGGAGLVTLMTALLSADDLTSWGWRIPFLIAGPMGLIGLYLRMRLEETPAFAAELEKAESERPKVPLRDMITGQWKALLLCVGLVLVFNVTDYMLLSYMPSYLTSELKYDETHGLLVVLGVMALMMIVQPFAGALTDRVGRRPVIAAGCAGFLLLSVPALLLIREGSLLAVGLGMAALGLLLVCFTSAMPAALPALFPTRVRYGSLSIGFNVSVSLFGGTTPLVVTALIGATGNLMMPAYYMMAAAVVGGVAVWFMAESAGRPLPGSAPAVEG; from the coding sequence TTGTCGGCTGTCACCGTCGCCGCTTCCCGGTCCACCACGTCCAGCTCCTCCGACTCCTCCAGCTCTCCCGCCACAGCGACACCCCCCGCCACCGTCACCGACTCCGCGCTCGTCCGGCGTGCCGTGAAGGCGGCCGCGCTCGGCAACGCGATGGAGTGGTTCGATTTCGGTGTCTACAGCTACATCGCGGTGACGCTGGGCAAGGTCTTCTTCCCCTCCGGCAACCCGACGGCCCAGCTGCTGTCGACCTTCGGCGCCTTCGCCGCGGCGTTCCTGGTCCGGCCGCTCGGCGGCATGATCTTCGGGCCGCTCGGCGACCGGGTCGGGCGGCAGAAGGTACTCGCCCTGACGATGATCATGATGGCGGCGGGCACGTTCGCGATCGGGCTGATCCCGTCGTACGCCTCCATCGGTGTCTGGGCACCGGTGCTGCTGCTGGCCGCGCGGCTGGTGCAGGGTTTCTCGACCGGGGGCGAGTACGCGGGCGCCTCGACCTTCATCGCCGAGTACGCGCCGGACAAGCGGCGCGGGTTCCTCGGGAGCTGGCTGGAGTTCGGCACGCTGGCCGGGTACATCGGCGGTGCGGGGCTGGTCACGCTGATGACCGCGCTGCTGTCGGCGGACGACCTGACGTCCTGGGGCTGGCGCATCCCGTTCCTGATCGCCGGGCCGATGGGCCTCATCGGGCTGTATCTGCGGATGCGGCTGGAGGAGACCCCGGCGTTCGCCGCCGAACTCGAGAAGGCGGAGTCCGAGCGGCCGAAGGTGCCGCTGCGGGACATGATCACCGGGCAGTGGAAGGCGCTGCTGCTCTGCGTCGGCCTGGTGCTGGTCTTCAACGTCACCGACTACATGCTGCTGTCGTACATGCCGAGCTACCTCACCAGTGAGCTGAAGTACGACGAGACGCACGGGCTGCTGGTCGTGCTGGGCGTGATGGCGCTGATGATGATCGTGCAGCCGTTCGCCGGCGCGCTGACCGACCGGGTCGGGCGGCGGCCGGTGATCGCGGCGGGGTGCGCGGGCTTCCTGCTGCTGTCCGTCCCGGCGCTGCTGCTGATCCGGGAGGGCAGCCTGCTCGCCGTGGGGCTGGGCATGGCGGCGCTGGGTCTGCTGCTGGTCTGCTTCACGTCGGCGATGCCGGCCGCGCTGCCGGCGCTGTTCCCGACGCGTGTGCGGTACGGGTCGCTGTCGATCGGGTTCAACGTGTCCGTGTCGCTGTTCGGCGGGACGACGCCGCTGGTGGTCACGGCGCTGATCGGCGCGACCGGGAATCTGATGATGCCCGCGTACTACATGATGGCTGCCGCCGTGGTGGGTGGCGTGGCCGTGTGGTTCATGGCGGAGTCGGCGGGCCGGCCGCTGCCGGGCTCGGCACCGGCCGTGGAGGGCTGA
- a CDS encoding ABC transporter ATP-binding protein has product MIRFEDVRVTYDGADGPTVRDVDFTVPEGELVLLAGPSGVGKSTVLGAVSGLVPHFTGGTLGGRVTVAGRDTRTHKPRDLADVVGTVGQDPLAHFVTDTVEEELAYGMESLGLPPQAMRRRVEETLDLLGLAELRDRPIATLSGGQRQRVAIGSVLTPHPAVLVLDEPTSALDPAAAEEVLAVLQRLVHDLGTTVFLAEHRLERVIHYADQVVLLPEPGAAPVVGTPAEVMAVSPVCPPVVDLGRLAGWSPLPLTVRDARRRAAPLRERLAGRTPPPGAPPVTAAPAARPAPAARRWPRRRPPRPEADPVPRSGPAAEVRGLAVRRGRTETLHGVDLVVSPGETVALMGRNGAGKSTLLAALAGLVQPSAGVVRAAGAVPHRTPPRDLVRRVGLVPQEPRDLLYADTVAAECRAADRDAGAGPGTCRALLSGLLPGIADDTHPRDLSEGQRLTLALAVVLTARPPLLLLDEPTRGLDYAAKARLTEILRALAAEGHAIVLATHDVELAVELAHRVVLLAQGEVIADGPTADVAVASPSFAPQVAKILAPQKWLTVAQVREALS; this is encoded by the coding sequence GTGATCCGTTTCGAGGACGTCCGTGTGACCTACGACGGGGCGGACGGACCGACCGTGCGGGACGTGGACTTCACCGTCCCCGAGGGCGAACTCGTCCTCCTCGCCGGGCCCTCCGGGGTCGGCAAGTCGACCGTGCTCGGCGCGGTCAGCGGCCTGGTGCCGCACTTCACCGGCGGCACGCTGGGCGGCCGGGTCACCGTCGCCGGCCGTGACACCCGCACCCACAAGCCGCGCGACCTGGCCGACGTGGTCGGCACGGTGGGCCAGGACCCGCTGGCCCACTTCGTGACCGACACCGTGGAGGAGGAGCTCGCCTACGGGATGGAGTCGCTGGGCCTGCCCCCGCAGGCGATGCGCCGCCGGGTGGAGGAGACCCTCGACCTGCTCGGCCTCGCGGAGCTGCGCGACCGCCCGATCGCCACGCTCTCCGGCGGCCAGCGGCAGCGGGTGGCGATCGGCTCGGTCCTCACCCCGCACCCCGCGGTGCTGGTGCTGGACGAGCCCACCTCCGCCCTCGACCCGGCCGCCGCGGAGGAGGTCCTCGCGGTCCTCCAGCGCCTGGTCCACGACCTCGGCACCACCGTCTTCCTGGCCGAACACCGTCTGGAGCGCGTCATCCACTACGCCGACCAGGTCGTCCTGCTGCCGGAGCCGGGAGCCGCCCCGGTCGTCGGCACCCCGGCCGAGGTGATGGCCGTCTCGCCGGTGTGCCCGCCGGTGGTGGACCTGGGCCGGCTGGCGGGCTGGTCACCGCTGCCGCTGACGGTCCGGGACGCCCGGCGCCGGGCGGCACCGCTGCGGGAACGGCTCGCCGGGCGGACCCCGCCCCCGGGCGCCCCGCCGGTGACCGCCGCGCCCGCCGCCCGGCCGGCCCCGGCCGCCCGCCGGTGGCCGCGCCGCAGGCCGCCCCGCCCGGAAGCGGACCCGGTTCCCCGCTCCGGGCCCGCCGCCGAGGTCCGGGGCCTGGCCGTGCGCCGGGGCCGGACCGAGACCCTGCACGGCGTCGACCTCGTCGTCTCCCCCGGCGAGACCGTCGCCCTCATGGGCCGCAACGGCGCCGGGAAGTCCACCCTGCTGGCGGCGCTCGCCGGGCTGGTACAGCCCTCCGCCGGGGTGGTCCGCGCCGCCGGGGCCGTACCGCACCGGACGCCGCCCCGCGATCTGGTGCGCCGTGTCGGCCTGGTCCCGCAGGAACCCCGGGACCTGCTGTACGCCGACACGGTCGCCGCCGAGTGCCGGGCCGCCGACCGGGACGCCGGGGCCGGCCCCGGCACCTGCCGCGCCCTGCTGTCCGGGCTGCTGCCGGGCATCGCCGACGACACCCACCCGCGCGACCTGTCCGAGGGCCAGCGCCTCACCCTCGCCCTGGCCGTGGTGCTGACGGCCCGCCCGCCGCTGCTCCTGCTGGACGAGCCGACGCGCGGCCTGGACTACGCGGCGAAGGCGCGCCTGACCGAGATCCTGCGCGCCCTGGCCGCCGAGGGGCACGCCATCGTGCTCGCCACCCACGACGTGGAACTCGCCGTCGAGCTGGCCCACCGGGTGGTGCTGCTCGCGCAGGGCGAGGTGATCGCCGACGGGCCGACCGCGGACGTGGCGGTGGCCTCGCCCTCCTTCGCCCCGCAGGTCGCCAAGATCCTCGCCCCGCAGAAATGGCTGACGGTGGCCCAGGTGCGGGAGGCCCTGTCGTGA
- a CDS encoding energy-coupling factor transporter transmembrane component T codes for MRDGAVHPGAWWLWALGLGVAATRTTNPLLLALLVAVSAYVVTARRPHAPWSRSYDAFVKLALAVIAVRLVFTVVFGSGVPGTRVLLTLPEVPLPDWAQGIRLGGAVTAEGLAYGLYQAMKLAALLICVGAANALANPSRLLKAVPGALYETGVAVVVALTFAPHLIADVRRLRAARRLRGRPDKGVRGLLQVGLPVLEGALERSVALAAAMDARGYGRTALVPAAVRRTTAALTLGGLLGVCAGTYGTLTAEGGTYGMPVLLAGLAAALAGLRLGGRRSLRTRYRPDRWNARSGLVAVSGAAAAALLALAGARDPAALNPSVVPFSAPGLPLWPAAAVLLGLLPAFVTPAPGRPASPEEAS; via the coding sequence ATGCGTGACGGCGCCGTGCACCCGGGGGCCTGGTGGCTGTGGGCGCTCGGCCTCGGGGTCGCCGCCACCCGCACCACCAACCCCCTCCTCCTCGCCCTGCTCGTCGCGGTCTCCGCGTACGTCGTGACGGCCCGCCGCCCGCACGCCCCCTGGTCGCGCTCCTACGACGCCTTCGTCAAGCTCGCCCTGGCCGTCATCGCCGTCCGTCTGGTCTTCACCGTCGTCTTCGGCTCCGGCGTCCCCGGCACGCGCGTGCTCCTCACCCTGCCCGAGGTCCCGCTGCCGGACTGGGCGCAGGGCATCCGCCTGGGCGGCGCGGTCACCGCGGAGGGCCTCGCCTACGGGCTGTACCAGGCCATGAAGCTGGCCGCCCTGCTCATCTGCGTCGGTGCCGCCAACGCCCTCGCCAACCCCTCCCGCCTCCTCAAGGCCGTGCCCGGCGCCCTCTACGAGACCGGCGTCGCCGTCGTCGTCGCCCTCACCTTCGCCCCGCACCTCATCGCCGACGTGCGCCGTCTGCGCGCCGCGCGGCGGCTGCGGGGCCGCCCCGACAAGGGGGTGCGGGGCCTGCTCCAGGTGGGGCTGCCGGTCCTCGAGGGCGCGCTGGAGCGCTCCGTCGCGCTGGCCGCCGCGATGGACGCCCGCGGATACGGCCGTACCGCGCTGGTCCCCGCCGCCGTCCGCCGCACCACCGCCGCCCTCACCCTGGGCGGGCTGCTCGGCGTCTGCGCGGGAACGTACGGGACGCTGACCGCCGAGGGCGGCACCTACGGGATGCCCGTGCTGCTCGCCGGGCTCGCCGCCGCCCTGGCGGGCCTGCGGCTCGGGGGCCGCCGCTCCCTGCGCACCCGCTACCGCCCGGACCGCTGGAACGCCCGCTCCGGGCTGGTCGCCGTCTCCGGTGCTGCCGCCGCGGCCCTGCTGGCCCTCGCCGGGGCCCGCGATCCGGCCGCGCTGAACCCGAGCGTGGTCCCCTTCTCCGCGCCGGGCCTGCCCCTGTGGCCGGCGGCGGCCGTCCTGCTCGGGCTGCTGCCCGCCTTCGTCACCCCCGCCCCCGGCCGGCCCGCATCTCCCGAGGAGGCGTCGTGA
- a CDS encoding prenyltransferase/squalene oxidase repeat-containing protein codes for MNVRRRSAAALAAIAVLGAAAPAVAADPSPSPSAPSAPAPVGLYGTADPTYDGVWRQSLALLAQDTVGVEPPARAVDWLTGQQCADGAFAAFRADPARPCDAKTMVDTNSTAAAVQALAALGGHDAATGKAVAWLKSVQNKDGGWGYSPGGPSDTNSTSVVIGALAAAGEKPEQVTRGGKTPYDALLSFALPCDGDGEGAFAFQPDEKGGLSANADATAAGVLGALGKGLAAGPGKAADADCAGSGEPTRQQAAAHGAAYLARAVAKTGHLTSTLPGAADQPDYGNTADAVVALAAQGGAERAAKPLRWLEENAVAWAKRSGPAAYAQLVLAAHATGTDPRDFGGTDLVTRLQATGPGTPTASLTITATTASDEDKDEKKEKDENGGLGVWWFVGACLVAGIGIGFLISGRNRKRQP; via the coding sequence ATGAACGTCCGCCGCCGCAGCGCCGCGGCCCTGGCCGCCATAGCCGTGCTCGGCGCCGCCGCGCCCGCGGTCGCCGCCGATCCGTCGCCGTCCCCGTCGGCCCCGTCCGCGCCGGCCCCGGTGGGGCTGTACGGCACCGCCGACCCGACGTACGACGGCGTCTGGCGCCAGTCCCTCGCCCTGCTCGCGCAGGACACGGTCGGCGTCGAGCCCCCGGCGCGGGCCGTCGACTGGCTGACCGGACAGCAGTGCGCCGACGGGGCCTTCGCGGCCTTCCGCGCCGACCCCGCGAGGCCGTGCGACGCCAAGACCATGGTCGACACCAACAGCACGGCCGCCGCCGTCCAGGCGCTCGCCGCCCTCGGCGGGCACGACGCCGCCACCGGCAAGGCCGTCGCCTGGCTGAAGTCCGTCCAGAACAAGGACGGCGGCTGGGGCTACTCGCCGGGCGGCCCCAGCGACACCAACTCCACCTCCGTCGTCATCGGCGCCCTCGCCGCCGCCGGTGAGAAGCCGGAGCAGGTCACCCGGGGCGGCAAGACCCCCTACGACGCCCTGCTCTCCTTCGCCCTCCCCTGCGACGGGGACGGCGAGGGCGCCTTCGCCTTCCAGCCGGACGAGAAGGGCGGGCTGTCCGCCAACGCCGACGCCACCGCCGCCGGTGTGCTCGGCGCGCTCGGCAAGGGCCTGGCCGCCGGGCCCGGCAAGGCGGCGGACGCCGACTGCGCCGGTTCCGGCGAGCCCACCCGGCAGCAGGCCGCCGCCCACGGCGCCGCCTACCTGGCCCGGGCCGTCGCCAAGACCGGCCACCTCACCTCCACCCTGCCCGGCGCCGCCGACCAGCCCGACTACGGCAACACCGCCGACGCCGTCGTGGCGCTCGCCGCGCAGGGCGGCGCCGAGCGGGCCGCGAAGCCGCTGCGCTGGCTGGAGGAGAACGCCGTGGCCTGGGCGAAGCGGAGCGGCCCGGCCGCCTACGCCCAGCTCGTCCTCGCCGCGCACGCCACGGGCACCGACCCCCGGGACTTCGGCGGCACCGACCTGGTCACCCGGTTGCAGGCGACCGGCCCCGGCACGCCGACGGCGAGCCTGACGATCACCGCCACGACCGCGAGCGACGAGGACAAGGACGAGAAGAAGGAGAAGGACGAGAACGGCGGCCTCGGCGTCTGGTGGTTCGTCGGCGCCTGCCTGGTCGCCGGTATCGGCATCGGCTTCCTGATCAGCGGCCGCAACCGGAAGCGGCAGCCGTGA
- a CDS encoding transglycosylase SLT domain-containing protein, with protein sequence MTVTSLLRRVAAPKKALAGAAVAAATCGTLIAAAPAQAATPASSAQATAKKMIGNTAEYQCFSKIVERESGWDVDATNASSGAYGLVQALPGSKMASAGSDWRTNAATQIEWGLDYMKDRYGSACDAWSFWQANGWY encoded by the coding sequence GTGACCGTCACCTCTCTCCTCCGCCGTGTCGCCGCCCCGAAGAAGGCTCTCGCCGGTGCCGCCGTGGCCGCCGCCACCTGCGGCACCCTGATCGCCGCCGCGCCCGCCCAGGCCGCGACGCCGGCCTCCTCCGCCCAGGCGACCGCGAAGAAGATGATCGGGAACACGGCCGAGTACCAGTGCTTCTCGAAGATCGTCGAGCGGGAGAGCGGCTGGGACGTCGACGCCACCAACGCCTCCAGCGGCGCCTACGGCCTGGTCCAGGCCCTGCCGGGCTCCAAGATGGCCTCGGCCGGCTCCGACTGGAGGACCAACGCGGCCACCCAGATCGAGTGGGGCCTGGACTACATGAAGGACCGCTACGGCAGCGCCTGCGACGCCTGGAGCTTCTGGCAGGCCAACGGCTGGTACTGA
- a CDS encoding DUF1992 domain-containing protein, with amino-acid sequence MTERKPPGVDFESWVDKQIRDAEARGEFDRLPGAGRPLPADVDAAYDELWWVKRKLAREGVSVLPPTLALRKEAEEVLEAAVQAPSEAAVRKMIADINAKIREVMFKPPPGPPLGLKPYDVEDVVRRWREGRAGR; translated from the coding sequence ATGACCGAGCGGAAGCCACCCGGCGTCGACTTCGAGTCCTGGGTCGACAAGCAGATCCGTGACGCGGAGGCGCGCGGCGAGTTCGACCGGCTGCCCGGGGCGGGCCGGCCACTGCCGGCCGATGTGGACGCGGCCTACGACGAACTGTGGTGGGTCAAGCGGAAGCTGGCCCGTGAGGGGGTCTCGGTACTGCCGCCGACGCTTGCCCTGCGCAAGGAGGCGGAGGAGGTGCTGGAGGCCGCCGTGCAGGCACCGTCCGAAGCGGCGGTGCGGAAGATGATCGCGGACATCAACGCGAAGATCCGCGAGGTGATGTTCAAGCCGCCGCCCGGCCCCCCGCTGGGCCTGAAGCCGTACGACGTCGAGGACGTCGTACGGCGGTGGCGGGAGGGCCGGGCGGGCCGGTAG
- a CDS encoding bifunctional glycosyltransferase 87/phosphatase PAP2 family protein, which produces MANAEHSGRAAEAFAATTAATTAGAARDRLHMARLGLWLVATVLAVRQLTAVLATPRGERLTDLETWVGADGVLHVEGSLYDSTRFTGTPFAGLVLKPLTRAAEQALGWGWTFGTLLLVVALGLVAARALPQPVGRRTALLAAPVAVSLLMLSLPVRNTLWLGQTSIVPVLLVLLGCLAVRGQRTGGVLIGVAAAFQPTVLLFAPLLWFTGRRRAAASTGVTFAVCTALAWAAMAQDSYTYWVHHMAGVGLGGAADDLANQSLHGALLRLGLSGPLEIALFLALGAVVAVLGVRRAVRYARDGQPLLAVAITGCAAVAVSPTTWQHQLLWVLLAVVGRVGRRASDRYVWPVAVVLVMTLPAKMMLPNMAALYPLRDNVVLLAALAAATAVPFLSRTSPYYESPVPARHAAPVPARFRHVPLLPFLRRVLTRPNLLLELLLIRVTYAAYSKVRLAATGGSNSAARARAEEHGHQILDLERFLHIDIEHAVNHAVVKVGWLRNFFDFYYTSFHFVVPLTVLGLLYWRRPVDYRWARSALGFTTLLALVGFWLYPLAPPRLMPTLGIIDTVHGVQDFSKPDYGTLTALTNQYAAMPSLHFGWSLWCGLVIAIIAPKAWMKAVGLLHPLFTVSAIVATGNHWVLDAVGGALVVGAGFALTYLFQGPRARTTAALATTAPDPGTTAGAPAPTGTGGRTEVSSGPPAPAKDRTPS; this is translated from the coding sequence GTGGCGAATGCGGAGCACAGTGGGCGAGCGGCGGAAGCCTTCGCGGCGACGACCGCGGCGACGACCGCGGGCGCGGCCAGGGACCGCCTGCACATGGCCCGGCTGGGCCTGTGGCTGGTCGCCACCGTCCTCGCCGTACGGCAACTGACCGCCGTCCTCGCCACCCCGCGCGGCGAGCGGCTGACGGACCTGGAGACATGGGTCGGCGCGGACGGCGTCCTCCACGTGGAGGGGTCCCTGTACGACTCCACGCGCTTCACCGGCACCCCCTTCGCCGGCCTGGTCCTCAAACCACTCACCCGGGCGGCCGAACAGGCCCTCGGCTGGGGCTGGACCTTCGGCACGCTGCTGCTGGTCGTCGCCCTGGGCCTGGTCGCCGCGCGGGCGCTGCCGCAGCCGGTGGGCCGCCGCACCGCGCTGCTGGCGGCGCCGGTCGCGGTCAGCCTGCTGATGCTGTCCCTGCCGGTGCGCAACACGCTCTGGCTCGGCCAGACCAGCATCGTCCCCGTCCTGCTGGTGCTCCTGGGCTGCCTCGCCGTGCGCGGGCAGCGCACCGGCGGTGTGCTCATCGGCGTCGCCGCGGCCTTCCAGCCCACCGTGCTGCTCTTCGCCCCCCTGCTGTGGTTCACCGGCCGCCGCCGCGCCGCCGCGTCCACGGGCGTGACCTTCGCCGTGTGCACCGCGCTCGCCTGGGCGGCGATGGCGCAGGACTCGTACACGTACTGGGTGCACCACATGGCGGGCGTCGGCCTGGGCGGAGCCGCCGACGACCTGGCCAACCAGTCCCTGCACGGCGCGCTGCTGCGCCTGGGGCTGTCCGGGCCGCTGGAGATCGCCCTGTTCCTCGCGCTCGGCGCGGTGGTCGCGGTCCTCGGTGTGCGCCGCGCCGTGCGCTACGCCCGCGACGGCCAGCCGCTGCTCGCGGTCGCGATCACCGGCTGCGCGGCCGTCGCCGTGTCGCCCACCACCTGGCAGCACCAGCTCCTGTGGGTCCTGCTCGCGGTCGTCGGCCGGGTCGGCAGGCGCGCCTCGGACCGGTACGTGTGGCCGGTGGCGGTCGTCCTGGTGATGACGCTGCCCGCGAAGATGATGCTGCCGAACATGGCGGCCCTGTACCCGCTCCGTGACAACGTGGTGCTGCTCGCGGCGCTCGCCGCCGCCACCGCCGTCCCGTTCCTGTCCCGCACCTCGCCGTACTACGAGTCGCCGGTCCCGGCCCGGCACGCCGCGCCCGTCCCGGCCCGCTTCCGGCACGTCCCGCTGCTGCCGTTCCTGCGCCGGGTGCTGACCCGGCCCAACCTGCTGCTGGAACTGCTCCTCATCCGGGTCACCTACGCCGCCTACTCCAAGGTGCGGCTGGCGGCGACCGGCGGCAGCAACTCGGCGGCCCGGGCCCGGGCGGAGGAGCACGGCCACCAGATCCTCGACCTCGAACGCTTCCTGCACATCGACATCGAGCACGCCGTCAACCACGCGGTGGTCAAGGTCGGCTGGCTGCGGAACTTCTTCGACTTCTACTACACGTCGTTCCACTTCGTGGTCCCGCTGACCGTCCTCGGGCTCCTGTACTGGCGCCGCCCGGTCGACTACCGCTGGGCCCGCTCGGCGCTCGGCTTCACCACCCTGCTCGCCCTGGTCGGCTTCTGGCTCTACCCGCTGGCGCCGCCGCGCCTGATGCCGACGCTCGGGATCATCGACACCGTCCACGGCGTGCAGGACTTCTCCAAGCCGGACTACGGCACGCTCACGGCCCTGACCAACCAGTACGCGGCGATGCCGTCGCTGCACTTCGGGTGGTCCCTGTGGTGCGGTCTGGTCATCGCGATCATCGCGCCGAAGGCGTGGATGAAGGCCGTCGGCCTGCTGCACCCCCTGTTCACCGTCTCGGCGATCGTGGCGACCGGCAACCACTGGGTGCTGGACGCGGTGGGCGGCGCGCTGGTGGTGGGCGCCGGCTTCGCACTGACGTACCTGTTCCAGGGCCCGCGCGCCCGCACGACGGCCGCCCTCGCCACCACCGCCCCCGACCCCGGCACCACCGCCGGTGCCCCCGCCCCCACCGGTACCGGCGGCCGGACCGAGGTCAGCAGCGGCCCTCCCGCTCCGGCGAAGGACCGTACTCCGAGCTGA
- a CDS encoding ECF transporter S component, whose amino-acid sequence MTRPAPAAPAGSEAPAAPARRRRARAVRLGPRSVAALVLVGAVGVAGFGWPFLAPPDSQVSAHAQDAPWLFAGLLVLLVAVVAATIAESGLGPKAVAMLGVLAATGAALRPLGAGTAGLEPMFFLMVLSGRVLGPGFGFVLGSVTMFASALLTGGVGPWMPFQMLAMGWFTMGAGLLPFPERLRGRAELLMLACYGCLAAFAYGAVMNLQGWPFMSLGSGIGFRADAPVLTNLAHFAAYHLATSLGWDLGRAVVTVVLTFTLGPTLLAALRRATRRAAFETPVTFEDPAPVNRPT is encoded by the coding sequence GTGACCCGCCCCGCCCCGGCCGCCCCGGCCGGCTCCGAAGCGCCCGCCGCACCCGCGCGCCGGCGCCGGGCCAGGGCCGTGCGTCTGGGTCCCCGCTCCGTCGCGGCGCTGGTCCTGGTCGGCGCGGTCGGCGTGGCCGGTTTCGGCTGGCCGTTCCTCGCCCCGCCGGACTCCCAGGTCAGCGCGCACGCCCAGGACGCGCCGTGGCTGTTCGCGGGGCTGCTGGTGCTGCTGGTGGCCGTGGTGGCGGCGACCATCGCGGAGTCCGGCCTCGGCCCGAAGGCGGTGGCGATGCTCGGCGTCCTGGCGGCGACGGGCGCGGCGCTGCGTCCGCTCGGCGCGGGCACCGCCGGGCTGGAGCCGATGTTCTTCCTGATGGTGCTCAGCGGCCGGGTGCTCGGCCCGGGGTTCGGCTTCGTCCTCGGCTCGGTCACCATGTTCGCCTCCGCGCTGCTGACCGGCGGGGTGGGGCCCTGGATGCCGTTCCAGATGCTCGCCATGGGCTGGTTCACGATGGGCGCCGGGCTGCTGCCGTTCCCGGAGCGGCTGCGCGGCCGGGCGGAGCTGCTGATGCTGGCCTGCTACGGCTGCCTCGCCGCCTTCGCCTACGGGGCCGTGATGAACCTCCAGGGCTGGCCCTTCATGAGCCTCGGCTCGGGCATCGGCTTCCGCGCGGACGCCCCCGTCCTGACCAACCTGGCCCACTTCGCCGCCTACCACCTGGCCACCTCCCTCGGCTGGGACCTGGGCCGCGCGGTCGTCACGGTGGTCCTGACCTTCACCCTCGGCCCCACGCTCCTCGCGGCGCTGCGCCGGGCCACCCGCCGGGCCGCGTTCGAGACGCCGGTCACCTTCGAGGACCCCGCGCCGGTGAACCGGCCCACATGA